In Myxococcus virescens, a single genomic region encodes these proteins:
- a CDS encoding M20/M25/M40 family metallo-hydrolase, with the protein MSMKRLASVLLVLCSVSAFAKAPPTKAPDREVWITLGSDALEHVNAAFASAGHAAPSMRGQKADVTALRVRESQLNLISRMMHEKLNRCGGFIYHDTEAAALAALDPSVAAKAAKATAVTYSLDNASTVNALQAGVQELSIRGVIDHLSSYATRYYTSPTGVTSANWLKGYWESLVPATRSDVTVEFFNHALWAQPSVILTITGTTLSEEVVVLGGHLDSTSSGSTAPGADDDASGIATLTEVIRVAMLQNYRPERTVKFMAYAAEEVGLRGSSAIATQYAEDEVDVVGVLQLDMTNYNLRSNIDVALVSDRTNAAQNTFVTNLIDTYQPELEWTTTMCGYACSDHASWTSAGFAASMPFEAPLSASNPYIHTVNDTLHNSGGDARHALKFAKLAAAYVAELAKGGVTIDETPPEVAITAPAAGSTVTGITTVTASATDASGVNRVEFFVDGELKATDTTAPYAFDWDTAAVPNGSHTVTARAVDLVGVAATSGGVSVTVSNATSTAGFDSVLGAPRCAAASNACDSGTLLNGRGGYVGPERNAPNTIKNSCKDGSSGAHLVDQSNERIVVSTLDGTNFAPGKLVRVDATVFAYNKLNDKLDLFYAADANNPVWTLITTMPVPSKGLHTLSATYTLQEGSAAQAVRAVFRNRGSTAPCVDGNYNDHDDLIFAAQPSALLR; encoded by the coding sequence ATGTCCATGAAGCGCCTCGCTTCAGTCCTCCTGGTGCTCTGTAGTGTCTCGGCGTTTGCGAAGGCGCCCCCGACGAAGGCTCCCGACCGCGAGGTGTGGATCACCCTCGGCTCGGATGCCCTCGAGCACGTCAACGCCGCTTTCGCCAGCGCCGGACATGCGGCGCCATCGATGAGAGGGCAGAAGGCGGATGTGACCGCGCTGCGCGTGCGCGAGTCCCAGCTCAACCTCATCTCGCGGATGATGCACGAGAAGCTCAACCGCTGTGGTGGCTTCATCTACCACGACACCGAAGCGGCCGCGCTCGCCGCCCTGGACCCGTCGGTCGCGGCGAAGGCCGCCAAGGCCACCGCCGTGACGTACAGCCTCGACAACGCGTCGACGGTCAACGCGTTGCAAGCGGGGGTTCAGGAGCTCTCCATCCGAGGGGTCATCGACCACCTGTCCAGCTATGCGACGCGTTACTACACGTCGCCGACGGGCGTGACGTCCGCCAACTGGCTGAAGGGCTACTGGGAGTCGCTGGTTCCGGCGACACGCTCCGACGTCACCGTCGAATTCTTCAACCACGCCTTGTGGGCGCAGCCTTCCGTCATCTTGACGATTACCGGCACCACCCTGTCGGAAGAGGTCGTCGTGCTCGGTGGCCACCTGGACTCCACCAGCAGCGGCAGCACGGCTCCCGGCGCGGACGACGATGCATCGGGAATCGCCACGCTCACCGAGGTGATTCGCGTGGCCATGCTCCAGAACTACCGCCCGGAGCGCACCGTGAAGTTCATGGCCTACGCGGCCGAGGAAGTGGGCCTGCGCGGCTCTTCGGCAATCGCCACCCAGTACGCGGAGGATGAAGTCGACGTGGTGGGCGTGCTCCAGCTCGACATGACGAACTACAACCTGCGGTCGAACATCGACGTGGCGTTGGTGAGCGACCGGACGAACGCGGCGCAGAACACGTTCGTCACCAACCTCATCGACACGTATCAGCCCGAACTCGAATGGACCACGACGATGTGTGGCTACGCGTGCTCGGACCATGCGTCATGGACGAGCGCGGGCTTCGCGGCCTCGATGCCCTTCGAGGCGCCGCTGAGCGCGTCCAACCCGTACATCCACACCGTCAATGACACGCTCCACAACAGCGGGGGCGATGCCCGTCACGCGCTCAAGTTCGCGAAGCTGGCCGCCGCGTACGTGGCGGAGCTGGCGAAGGGTGGGGTGACGATTGACGAGACGCCGCCGGAGGTCGCCATCACCGCTCCTGCCGCCGGCAGCACGGTGACTGGAATCACGACGGTCACCGCCTCGGCCACGGATGCTTCCGGTGTGAACCGCGTGGAGTTCTTCGTGGACGGCGAACTGAAGGCGACGGACACCACGGCGCCTTATGCGTTCGACTGGGACACGGCCGCGGTGCCCAATGGCAGCCACACCGTGACGGCGCGGGCGGTCGACCTCGTGGGCGTCGCGGCGACCAGCGGCGGGGTGTCCGTGACGGTGAGCAACGCGACCAGTACGGCTGGATTCGATTCAGTCCTGGGGGCGCCGCGGTGTGCCGCGGCCTCCAACGCGTGTGATTCCGGCACGCTGCTCAATGGCCGCGGCGGCTACGTCGGGCCCGAGAGGAACGCGCCGAACACCATCAAGAACTCCTGCAAGGACGGCTCGTCGGGCGCGCACCTGGTGGACCAGTCGAACGAGCGCATTGTGGTGTCCACGCTGGACGGGACGAACTTCGCGCCGGGCAAGCTGGTGCGCGTCGATGCAACGGTCTTCGCCTACAACAAGCTCAACGACAAGCTGGACCTGTTCTACGCGGCCGACGCCAACAACCCTGTCTGGACGCTCATCACCACGATGCCCGTTCCGTCCAAGGGCCTCCACACGCTGTCCGCCACCTACACGCTGCAGGAGGGCAGCGCCGCCCAGGCCGTGCGAGCGGTCTTCCGCAACCGCGGGAGCACGGCGCCTTGCGTGGACGGCAACTACAACGACCACGACGACCTCATCTTCGCCGCGCAGCCGTCCGCGTTGCTGCGCTGA
- a CDS encoding S1 family peptidase, translated as MSRLPPLLLLCVLPFASAAAEADKPSRADLQRVLERHGRSVVHVKGPRNAGPGVFVGSAGQILTSVTPVGAHFTGLNAATVEHDGKTLPARVVMASQELQVAVLAAPDGAYPAAPVKVLRDGDSLDGRWLVGVLPAKKGQPARPVPARARATQAPFYDVPLALPAGSPVFDAEGRLVAVVVKKHRRGCRVLPLSAVKVELASVDLP; from the coding sequence ATGTCCCGCCTGCCGCCGCTGCTCCTCCTCTGCGTCCTCCCCTTCGCCTCCGCCGCTGCGGAGGCCGACAAGCCCTCGCGCGCCGACCTCCAACGGGTGCTGGAGCGACACGGGCGCTCGGTGGTGCACGTCAAGGGCCCCAGGAACGCGGGACCCGGCGTCTTCGTGGGGTCCGCGGGGCAGATCCTCACGTCCGTCACTCCCGTGGGGGCCCACTTCACCGGCCTGAATGCCGCCACGGTGGAGCACGACGGAAAGACGCTGCCCGCCCGCGTGGTGATGGCCAGCCAGGAACTCCAGGTGGCGGTGCTCGCCGCTCCGGATGGCGCGTACCCGGCGGCGCCCGTGAAGGTGCTTCGGGACGGCGACAGCCTTGACGGCCGCTGGCTGGTGGGCGTCCTCCCCGCCAAGAAGGGCCAGCCCGCGCGCCCCGTGCCGGCGCGAGCCCGGGCGACCCAGGCCCCCTTCTATGACGTCCCCCTGGCCCTGCCCGCGGGCAGCCCCGTCTTCGACGCGGAGGGGCGGCTGGTGGCGGTGGTGGTGAAGAAGCACCGTCGCGGCTGCCGGGTGCTTCCGCTGAGCGCCGTGAAGGTGGAGCTGGCGTCGGTGGACCTGCCATGA
- the polX gene encoding DNA polymerase/3'-5' exonuclease PolX: protein MTIPTAVDKATVAQVLRDISLLLQLQGESGFRVRAYDMAADRIAGLPQELGPLVAEGRLESLPGIGRALAEKISELVSTGRLGYLEELRAQFPPGLLELTQLPDVGPKKVATLWRELQVSSIEELERACREGRVRQVRGFGAKSEAKMLEGIALYRRARGERKLLGEVLPVATALLERVKAAPGVVRASLGGSVRRQAETVADVDIIASAPEAEPVLDALANAPGVAAVLGKGESKCSVRLEAGDLQVDLRVLPDEDFATALHHFTGSKAHHIRLRNLGQERGLKISEWGVHRDDGTKVPVTEESGIYALLDMQYVPPELREDNGEVEAARAGQLPQDLLTLEDVQGAVHAHSTWSDGRNSLEEMALAARALGLKYLTITEHSEAAIYAGGLKVDDLKRQWEEIDRINAAVSGVRLLKGIEVDILESGALDYADSVLEQLEVVIGSIHVRHGMDEDQMTRRLLAAMDNPCLQILGHPTGRLINSREPYPVRMDEVLERAAERGVAVEVNGKPARLDIKAEYVRQAVKQGVRLVVSCDAHQKEDLRNLAFAVATARRGWARKGDVLNTLPADRFVTALRERR from the coding sequence GTGACCATCCCCACTGCTGTCGACAAGGCCACCGTCGCCCAGGTCCTCCGTGACATCTCCCTCCTGCTCCAGCTCCAAGGCGAAAGCGGGTTCCGCGTCCGCGCCTATGACATGGCGGCGGACCGCATCGCCGGGCTGCCCCAGGAGCTGGGCCCCCTGGTCGCGGAAGGCCGGCTGGAGAGCCTCCCAGGCATCGGCCGCGCGCTCGCCGAGAAGATCTCCGAGCTGGTGTCCACCGGCCGGCTCGGCTACCTGGAGGAGCTGCGGGCGCAGTTTCCTCCCGGGCTGCTGGAGCTGACGCAGCTGCCCGACGTGGGGCCGAAGAAGGTGGCCACGCTCTGGCGCGAGCTCCAGGTGAGCAGCATCGAGGAGCTGGAGCGGGCCTGCCGTGAGGGCCGCGTGCGGCAGGTCCGCGGCTTCGGCGCGAAGAGTGAAGCGAAGATGCTGGAAGGCATCGCCCTGTACCGCCGCGCGCGCGGCGAGCGCAAGCTGCTGGGCGAGGTGCTGCCGGTGGCCACGGCGCTGCTGGAGCGGGTGAAGGCCGCGCCGGGCGTGGTACGCGCCAGCCTGGGTGGCAGCGTGCGCCGGCAGGCGGAGACCGTGGCGGACGTGGACATCATCGCCTCCGCGCCGGAGGCTGAACCGGTGCTGGATGCCCTGGCGAACGCCCCCGGCGTGGCCGCGGTGCTGGGCAAGGGCGAAAGCAAATGCTCCGTGCGGCTGGAGGCCGGTGACCTCCAGGTGGACCTGCGCGTGCTGCCCGACGAGGACTTCGCCACCGCCCTGCACCACTTCACCGGCTCCAAGGCGCACCACATCCGCCTGCGGAACCTGGGGCAGGAGCGCGGCCTCAAGATTTCCGAATGGGGCGTCCACCGGGACGACGGCACCAAGGTGCCCGTGACGGAGGAGTCCGGGATCTACGCCCTGCTGGACATGCAGTACGTGCCCCCCGAGCTGCGGGAGGACAACGGCGAGGTGGAGGCCGCGCGCGCGGGACAGCTTCCCCAGGACCTGCTCACGCTGGAGGACGTCCAGGGCGCGGTCCATGCGCACAGCACCTGGTCCGACGGGCGCAACAGCCTGGAGGAGATGGCGCTCGCGGCGCGGGCGCTGGGCCTGAAGTACCTGACCATCACCGAGCACAGCGAGGCAGCCATCTATGCAGGCGGCCTGAAGGTGGATGACCTCAAGCGCCAGTGGGAGGAGATCGACCGCATCAACGCGGCCGTCTCCGGCGTGCGGCTGCTCAAGGGCATCGAGGTCGACATCCTGGAGTCCGGCGCGCTCGACTACGCCGACAGCGTCCTGGAGCAGCTCGAGGTCGTCATCGGCTCCATCCACGTCCGGCACGGCATGGACGAGGACCAGATGACGCGCCGGCTGCTGGCCGCGATGGACAACCCCTGCCTCCAGATTCTGGGGCACCCCACTGGCCGGCTCATCAACAGCCGGGAGCCCTACCCCGTCCGCATGGACGAGGTCCTGGAGCGGGCCGCCGAACGCGGCGTGGCCGTGGAGGTCAACGGCAAGCCCGCGCGCCTGGACATCAAGGCCGAATATGTCCGGCAGGCCGTGAAGCAGGGCGTCCGCCTGGTGGTGAGCTGCGACGCGCACCAGAAGGAGGACCTGAGGAACCTGGCCTTCGCGGTGGCCACCGCGCGCCGGGGCTGGGCCCGGAAGGGGGACGTGCTCAACACGCTCCCGGCGGACCGCTTCGTCACCGCGCTGCGCGAGCGCCGGTGA
- the mrtX gene encoding myxosortase MrtX has translation MTQAVTTPWRPNAVQEAVGLWAVGFLSIVAAFLLFGGTSIPKLVATVGFLYLPLIPMRWRDEDYGDYGLSLRAWREDLRLFLLLSAVVGPLFFLGFAAFVEVLPHLPPALAKHLTPLMGEARFQPRLPPRFGEWFIDQLFVVALPEEFFYRGYLQTRLRDAWPQGRKFLGGRLGPAFWLTALLFALGHLAIFQAWRLSVFFPALIFGWMRERTGTVIGAALFHAACNLYVRFLEVSFFG, from the coding sequence ATGACCCAGGCCGTGACGACGCCCTGGCGACCGAACGCCGTGCAGGAAGCGGTGGGATTGTGGGCGGTGGGCTTCCTGTCCATCGTCGCCGCGTTCCTCCTGTTTGGCGGCACCAGCATCCCCAAGCTGGTCGCGACCGTGGGCTTCCTCTACCTGCCGCTCATCCCCATGCGCTGGCGGGACGAGGACTACGGGGACTACGGCCTGTCGCTGCGCGCGTGGCGCGAGGACCTGCGCCTGTTCCTGCTGCTGTCCGCGGTGGTGGGCCCCCTCTTCTTCCTGGGCTTCGCCGCGTTCGTGGAGGTGCTCCCCCACCTGCCCCCGGCGCTGGCCAAGCACCTCACTCCGCTGATGGGCGAGGCCCGCTTCCAGCCCCGCCTGCCCCCGCGCTTCGGCGAGTGGTTCATCGACCAGCTCTTCGTCGTCGCGCTGCCGGAGGAGTTCTTCTACCGGGGCTACCTCCAGACGCGGCTGCGCGACGCCTGGCCCCAGGGCCGCAAGTTCCTGGGGGGCCGGCTGGGCCCCGCCTTCTGGCTGACGGCGCTGCTGTTCGCCCTGGGCCACCTGGCCATCTTCCAGGCGTGGCGGCTGTCCGTGTTCTTCCCAGCGCTGATCTTCGGCTGGATGCGGGAGCGCACCGGCACCGTCATCGGCGCCGCCCTGTTTCACGCGGCTTGCAACCTCTATGTGCGGTTTCTCGAGGTTTCTTTTTTCGGCTGA
- a CDS encoding GatB/YqeY domain-containing protein, protein MRTVDEWKAALRAALKEAMRSRSSQASAVLRELLAAIDNAEAPDMRVAPTAVGEVFAGSAGGVGHGEVPRLALTPEAVQAVIDRELQERRDAVALYEKLGKQDEASAVKAQLDVLLAL, encoded by the coding sequence ATGCGAACCGTGGATGAGTGGAAGGCGGCGCTGCGTGCCGCATTGAAGGAGGCCATGCGCTCGCGGAGCTCGCAGGCTTCAGCGGTGCTTCGCGAACTGCTCGCGGCCATCGACAACGCGGAAGCACCGGACATGCGCGTGGCGCCCACCGCCGTGGGTGAGGTGTTCGCCGGAAGCGCTGGTGGGGTGGGGCATGGCGAAGTGCCCCGGCTGGCCTTGACTCCGGAGGCCGTGCAGGCCGTCATCGACCGCGAGCTTCAAGAGCGGCGTGACGCGGTGGCCCTCTACGAGAAGCTCGGCAAGCAGGACGAGGCGAGTGCCGTGAAGGCCCAGCTGGATGTGCTCCTGGCGCTATGA
- a CDS encoding gas vesicle protein GvpG, with translation MIILDDILMAPVRSIAWIFRSVHKAVQDEQANEQTDLRTRLSDLYRELERGEITEEQFDEQESKLLDRLDALKGAQEGAGPATPETGPGGENR, from the coding sequence TTGATCATTCTAGACGACATCCTGATGGCCCCTGTCCGGAGCATCGCGTGGATCTTCCGCTCGGTGCACAAGGCCGTGCAGGACGAACAGGCCAACGAGCAGACCGACCTCCGCACCCGCCTGAGCGACCTGTACCGGGAGCTCGAGCGCGGCGAGATCACGGAGGAGCAGTTCGACGAGCAGGAGTCGAAGCTGCTCGACCGCCTGGACGCGTTGAAGGGAGCGCAGGAGGGAGCAGGGCCTGCGACGCCTGAAACAGGCCCTGGAGGTGAGAACAGATGA
- a CDS encoding hybrid sensor histidine kinase/response regulator, with amino-acid sequence MFVTLVALPPEVSEEVERGILESDAGRNCQILRVPLAGTLPGAISEGLIILWDDGGPLSELYTSCQRLNALRRIPRTHLVVLTGRAPVEADALAAAGADECLTAPGTHWGVRLASLRRRLSALSEGEATPTPTLLEASDRARLESQWVLADRMASIGTLAAGVAHEINNPLSYVSSNLSYLRELLAQPELSHEQLMELREVVAEAQEGAGRVSAIVRDLRTFSRADEELHGPVDMVHVVDGALRLLRNQIGLVARLTCTLEPVLPVHGNEGRLTQIVVNLLLNALQALPDRAPEKNRVRVSLRASSSRHVELEVSDNGHGMAPDVQRRIFDPFFSTRPVGEGTGLGLSISLTLVQAMGGRIEVSSAPGWGSTFRIVLPTQAAGWTDGVEQAQVVDPPPARIRRRLLLIDDEPSVGNSVSRLVRDVYEIHVVQDAREALRLLSMGERFDAILCDVMMPGMSGLDFVVELERLAPDLALRTGLMTGGAFTAQAREFVGRRTRGLLEKPFERERLCTFVEHLFQ; translated from the coding sequence GTGTTTGTGACGCTGGTGGCATTACCTCCCGAGGTGTCGGAGGAGGTCGAGCGAGGGATTCTCGAGTCCGACGCGGGGCGGAACTGCCAGATCTTGCGTGTGCCCCTGGCGGGGACCCTGCCCGGGGCCATCTCCGAGGGACTCATCATCCTGTGGGACGACGGCGGCCCGCTGTCGGAGCTGTACACGAGCTGTCAGCGGTTGAATGCCCTGCGTCGCATACCCCGCACGCACCTGGTCGTGCTCACGGGCCGCGCGCCTGTGGAAGCCGACGCCCTGGCCGCGGCCGGTGCGGATGAGTGTCTGACCGCGCCCGGGACACACTGGGGCGTGCGGCTCGCGAGCCTGCGCCGGCGCCTGTCGGCGCTGTCGGAGGGGGAAGCCACGCCCACGCCGACCCTCCTCGAAGCCTCGGACCGCGCGCGGCTGGAGTCGCAGTGGGTGTTGGCGGATCGGATGGCGTCGATTGGCACGCTCGCCGCGGGCGTCGCGCACGAAATCAACAACCCCCTGTCCTACGTCAGCTCGAATCTTTCGTACCTGCGCGAGCTGCTCGCCCAGCCGGAGCTGTCCCACGAACAGCTCATGGAGCTGCGTGAGGTGGTGGCGGAAGCGCAGGAGGGCGCTGGACGCGTCAGCGCCATTGTTCGCGACCTGCGCACCTTCTCCCGCGCGGATGAAGAGCTGCATGGTCCGGTGGACATGGTGCACGTGGTGGACGGCGCGCTGCGGCTGCTCCGCAACCAGATTGGGTTGGTCGCCCGGTTGACGTGCACGTTGGAGCCGGTGCTGCCCGTTCATGGCAACGAAGGGCGCCTCACCCAGATTGTCGTGAACCTGCTGTTGAACGCGCTCCAGGCGCTGCCGGACCGTGCGCCCGAGAAGAACCGGGTGCGGGTGTCCCTGCGCGCCAGCAGCAGCCGGCACGTGGAGCTGGAGGTCTCCGACAATGGACACGGCATGGCGCCGGACGTGCAACGCCGCATCTTCGACCCGTTCTTCTCCACCCGTCCCGTCGGAGAGGGCACGGGGCTGGGGCTGTCCATCAGCCTGACGCTGGTGCAGGCCATGGGGGGACGCATCGAGGTCTCCAGCGCGCCCGGCTGGGGCAGCACCTTCCGCATCGTCCTGCCCACGCAGGCCGCGGGCTGGACGGATGGCGTGGAGCAAGCGCAGGTTGTGGATCCGCCGCCCGCTCGCATCCGTCGACGTCTGCTGCTCATCGATGACGAGCCCTCCGTGGGCAACTCGGTGAGCCGGCTGGTGCGTGACGTGTATGAGATTCACGTCGTCCAGGACGCGCGCGAGGCCCTGCGCTTGCTCTCCATGGGAGAGCGGTTCGATGCCATCCTGTGCGACGTGATGATGCCGGGCATGAGCGGGCTGGACTTCGTGGTGGAGCTGGAGCGGCTGGCGCCGGACCTCGCGCTGCGCACCGGGCTGATGACGGGGGGCGCCTTCACCGCGCAGGCACGTGAGTTCGTGGGCCGCCGCACGCGCGGGCTGCTGGAGAAGCCCTTCGAGCGCGAGCGCCTGTGCACCTTCGTGGAGCACCTCTTCCAATGA
- a CDS encoding Rieske (2Fe-2S) protein → MTKIKLGPADFAEREMRGYEVGKRNVCIAKIHGRYKGLDDWCNHAGCLLSGGRIEDNMVVCPCHEVGFDMDTGRNATSPGVCDDQPTVQVAVEDGTLVIDWPDTP, encoded by the coding sequence ATGACGAAGATCAAGCTGGGACCGGCGGACTTCGCCGAGAGGGAAATGCGGGGCTACGAGGTCGGCAAGCGCAACGTGTGTATCGCGAAGATCCACGGGCGCTACAAGGGCCTGGATGACTGGTGCAACCACGCCGGGTGTCTGCTGTCCGGCGGTCGCATCGAGGACAACATGGTCGTCTGCCCGTGTCATGAGGTCGGTTTCGACATGGACACCGGGCGCAACGCGACCTCGCCGGGGGTCTGTGACGACCAGCCGACGGTGCAGGTCGCGGTCGAGGACGGCACGCTCGTCATCGATTGGCCCGACACGCCCTGA
- a CDS encoding gas vesicle protein, which produces MAQIDDRVTPPPQRHYPPTSTRSSSVADILERVLDKGIVITGDIKINLTNVELLTIQIRLIICSVERAQEMGLDWWTTNPNFSSRARQQLSAAQAPAAAPAPSASAEPAAPAPRAAPKPRRAPKAKKV; this is translated from the coding sequence ATGGCCCAAATCGACGATCGCGTGACGCCGCCCCCTCAGCGACACTACCCGCCCACCTCGACCCGCAGCAGCTCCGTGGCCGACATCCTCGAGCGGGTGCTGGACAAGGGCATCGTCATCACCGGGGACATCAAGATCAATCTGACGAACGTCGAGCTGCTGACCATCCAGATCCGACTGATCATCTGCTCGGTGGAGCGGGCGCAGGAGATGGGCCTGGACTGGTGGACGACCAACCCCAACTTCAGCTCCCGTGCGCGACAGCAGCTCTCGGCGGCGCAGGCGCCCGCGGCGGCTCCGGCTCCAAGTGCCTCGGCCGAACCGGCGGCTCCGGCCCCACGTGCTGCTCCCAAGCCCAGACGCGCGCCCAAGGCCAAGAAGGTATAG
- a CDS encoding MogA/MoaB family molybdenum cofactor biosynthesis protein: MHVSTFIVTCSDSRDAARDDSGRVLREGLEAAGHGIAGTLVVKDDPEAIRGALEAAREAGARAVLFTGGTGIGRRDCTVETLRPLFEKELPGFGELFRMLSYRQVGSAAMMSRATAGTYQGMILFALPGSPKAVRLALEALILPELGHAVRELSR; this comes from the coding sequence GTGCATGTCAGCACCTTCATCGTGACGTGCTCGGACAGCCGCGACGCGGCGCGCGATGACAGTGGACGGGTCCTGCGCGAGGGCCTGGAGGCGGCGGGCCACGGCATTGCTGGCACCCTCGTGGTGAAGGATGACCCGGAAGCCATTCGCGGCGCGCTGGAAGCCGCGCGCGAGGCGGGGGCCCGGGCCGTGTTGTTCACCGGAGGCACCGGGATTGGCCGGCGCGACTGCACGGTGGAGACGCTGCGTCCGCTGTTCGAGAAGGAACTGCCAGGGTTTGGTGAACTCTTCCGGATGCTGTCCTACCGACAGGTGGGGAGCGCGGCGATGATGTCCCGCGCCACGGCGGGCACCTACCAGGGGATGATTCTCTTCGCGCTGCCGGGCTCGCCCAAGGCCGTACGGCTCGCGCTGGAGGCGCTCATCCTCCCTGAGTTGGGCCACGCCGTCCGTGAGCTGTCGCGATAG
- a CDS encoding TIGR02757 family protein: MLTSTDARARIAFDPVEFPHRYQDPRDIEVSALLAAGLAYGRADLFRPKVDALLRRMGPSPAAFVTALDVGGARALLEGFVYRFNVGTDVAVLLLGMGRVLREQGSLEALFLQGLQARDTLHGALDHFTTGLRAIPMDALRKALGPERGLHHLLPSPLGGGAAKRLNLYLRWMVRGPDTVDFGIWKRVPPSALLIPLDTHIGRISRHLGLTHRNDLTWRTAEEVTAALRVLDPADPVRYDFALCHYGMSGACPAQPVPENCGRCPLLPVCAVGPQVVAAATRRVQGATARKRRELSATRRR, translated from the coding sequence GTGCTGACGTCCACAGACGCGCGCGCCCGCATCGCCTTCGATCCGGTGGAGTTCCCGCACCGCTACCAGGACCCACGCGACATCGAGGTCAGCGCGCTGCTGGCGGCCGGGTTGGCGTACGGCCGCGCGGACCTGTTCCGTCCCAAGGTGGACGCGCTGCTGCGCCGCATGGGGCCGTCTCCCGCCGCCTTCGTCACGGCGCTCGACGTGGGGGGCGCGCGGGCGCTGCTCGAAGGCTTCGTGTACCGCTTCAACGTGGGCACGGACGTGGCGGTGCTCCTGCTGGGCATGGGGCGTGTGTTGCGGGAGCAGGGCAGTCTGGAGGCGCTGTTCCTCCAGGGGCTCCAGGCGCGTGACACCCTTCACGGCGCTTTGGACCACTTCACGACGGGCCTGCGCGCCATCCCCATGGACGCCTTGCGAAAGGCCCTGGGGCCGGAGCGCGGCCTGCATCACCTGCTGCCCTCGCCGCTGGGTGGGGGAGCGGCCAAGCGGCTCAACCTCTACCTCCGGTGGATGGTGCGGGGCCCGGACACCGTGGACTTCGGCATCTGGAAGCGCGTGCCACCTTCCGCGCTCCTCATTCCTTTGGACACCCACATTGGTCGCATCTCGCGGCACCTGGGACTGACTCACCGCAATGATTTGACGTGGCGCACGGCGGAGGAGGTGACAGCCGCGTTGCGCGTGTTGGACCCGGCCGACCCCGTCCGTTACGACTTCGCCCTGTGTCACTACGGCATGAGTGGGGCCTGCCCCGCCCAACCCGTGCCGGAGAATTGTGGTCGCTGCCCGCTGCTGCCGGTGTGCGCCGTGGGGCCACAGGTGGTGGCGGCGGCGACCCGCCGGGTCCAAGGAGCCACCGCTCGGAAGCGCAGAGAACTTTCGGCGACGCGACGACGTTGA
- a CDS encoding gas vesicle protein K: MAVEGAPQAVEELARALEPTKPPKLELDEENVQAGLVRLVLAVVELIRQLLERQALRRIDAGSLSEEQIERLGVTFLRLQEQMDALKKQFHLTDEDLNLDLGPLGTTL; encoded by the coding sequence ATGGCAGTCGAGGGCGCACCACAGGCGGTGGAGGAGCTCGCCCGAGCGTTGGAGCCGACGAAGCCGCCCAAGCTGGAACTGGACGAGGAGAACGTCCAGGCCGGGCTGGTGCGGCTGGTGCTCGCCGTCGTCGAGCTCATCCGCCAGCTGCTGGAGAGGCAGGCGCTGCGACGGATCGACGCCGGCTCACTGAGCGAGGAGCAGATTGAAAGGCTGGGCGTCACCTTCCTGCGCCTGCAGGAGCAGATGGATGCGTTGAAGAAGCAATTCCACCTGACGGACGAGGACCTGAATCTGGACCTCGGGCCGCTGGGCACGACGCTGTGA
- a CDS encoding gas vesicle protein → MNGQATTPEAQQERASVLELLDRVLNKGVVISGDLVISVADVDLIYLGLRLLLTSVETALEVGTLPEHPQPLQ, encoded by the coding sequence ATGAACGGGCAGGCGACGACACCCGAGGCACAGCAGGAGCGCGCCTCGGTGTTGGAGTTGCTGGACCGGGTGCTCAACAAGGGCGTGGTCATCAGCGGTGACCTGGTGATTTCGGTGGCCGACGTGGACCTCATCTACCTGGGCCTGCGGCTGCTGTTGACCTCGGTGGAGACGGCCCTGGAGGTGGGCACCCTTCCCGAACATCCGCAGCCCTTGCAGTGA